Proteins encoded in a region of the Takifugu flavidus isolate HTHZ2018 chromosome 8, ASM371156v2, whole genome shotgun sequence genome:
- the LOC130530470 gene encoding aquaporin-4, which translates to MAWHEIRSRQFWRAMFSELLGTLVLVSVVLGASVPGPGEAPVGPLYPAVAVGVAIVALAHCFGEMSGAQVNPALTLALLATRRLDVLRALVYIAAQCLGACLGAGALYLALPLKTTAEHFVNKVPMQLNAAQALGVEVLCTFQMVFTVFSVEEQRRRENPEPGNLAIGFAHSAGVLLGARFSGGSMNPARSLGPAIVAGFWENHWVYWFGPVIGAILAGVSHDFFFARSASRQKLVACLSCKDIEIVETASMTGSSLSTVTQNAMRAKQGSKQDNN; encoded by the exons ATGGCCTGGCACGAG ATACGCAGTCGTCAGTTCTGGCGAGCAATGTTCTCAGAGCTGCTCGGTACTCTGGTGCTGGTGAGCGTGGTTCTGGGCGCCTCCGTTCCGGGCCCCGGGGAGGCCCCCGTGGGACCCTTGTACCCGGCGGtggcagtgggcgtggccatcGTGGCGCTGGCGCACTGTTTTGGGGAGATGAGCGGAGCGCAG GTGAACCCCGCCCTCACTCTGGCCCTTTTGGCCACTCGGAGGCTGGACGTCCTCAGGGCTCTCGTTTATATCGCCGCCCAGTGTCTGGGGGCCTGTTTAGGGGCCGGGGCCCTCTACCTGGCCCTGCCGCTCAAGACCACAGCAGAACACTTCGTCAACAAG gtcCCGATGCAGCTGAACGCGGCTCAGGCTCTGGGCGTCGAGGTCCTGTGCACCTTCCAGATGGTCTTCACCGTTTTCtccgtggaggagcagcggcggaGGGAGAACCCGGAACCAGGAAATCTGGCCATTGGATTCGCCCACTCTGCCGGAGTGCTGCTGGGG GCCCGGTTCTCTGGCGGAAGCATGAACCCTGCGCGTTCTCTGGGTCCAGCCATCGTCGCCGGCTTCTGGGAAAACCACTGG gTCTACTGGTTCGGGCCGGTGATCGGAGCCATCTTGGCCGGCGTCTCCCACGACTTCTTCTTCGCTCGCAGCGCGTCTCGCCAGAAGCTGGTGGCGTGTCTCTCCTGCAAGGACATCGAGATCGTGGAGACGGCCAGCATGACGGGCTCGTCCCTGTCCACCGTGACCCAGAACGCCATGAGAGCCAAGCAGGGCAGCAAGCAAGACAACAACTGA